Proteins co-encoded in one Arachis hypogaea cultivar Tifrunner chromosome 11, arahy.Tifrunner.gnm2.J5K5, whole genome shotgun sequence genomic window:
- the LOC112723020 gene encoding receptor-like cytosolic serine/threonine-protein kinase RBK2: MMWSAPRSALSAMALEPPPSPQPSSATSNDGLQSKQREQNEAKQRSIIRSLRRLTALSTGSLPDVEPPRSEDVSVSSMKSCPSPGSESSSSNTGSPSNSGEQSDLKGNNNNKMNGIVSILKKGSQMPLYTLTSIKEAPYFKKRTSAERIPEEFSAILKQGSSLNPEAYRFKASWKLFTLADLQAATNNFSQENLIGQGGYGEVYKGQLADGTFVAIKRLTRGDQEEMTADFLSELGIIVHVDHPNIAKLIGYGVEGGMHLVLQLSPHGSLASILYGPREKLNWNMRYKIALGTAEGLHYLHAQCQRRIIHRDIKAANILLSEDFEPQIADFGLSKWLPDKWTHHTVSKVEGTFGYLPPEYFMHGIVDEKTDVFAYGVLLLELITGRPALDKAQKSLVMWAKPLISKSKMDELIDPCLAGAYDEEQMKYIILTASLCIAESTVRPRMHQVLQIAKGEEGSMELVRELLEPLCDDEFLEEEFPSPESSNDISKHLQTIGQD, translated from the exons ATGATGTGGTCTGCTCCTCGTTCTGCTTTATCCGCCATGGCCCTTGAGCCACCGCCCTCTCCCCAACCTTCCTCTGCCACCAG CAATGATGGATTGCAAAGCAAACAAAGAGAGCAGAATGAAGCAAAGCAGAGATCAATAATAAGGTCTCTAAGGAGGCTAACTGCGCTATCAACAGGTTCACTTCCAG ATGTGGAACCTCCAAGAAGTGAGGATGTCTCTGTATCTAGTATGAAGAGTTGTCCGAGTCCAGGATCCGAAAGCTCCTCTTCCAACACCGGTAGCCCTTCTAATTCCGGGGAGCAGTCGGATTTAAAaggcaacaataacaataaaatgaATGGCATTGTTAGTATTCTGAAGAAAGGATCCCAGATGCCCCTCTATACCTTAACCTCAATCAAGGAGGCTCCGTATTTCAAAAAGAGAACCTCCGCCGAACGAATCCCAGAggaattttctgcaattcttaaACAAGGATCATCTCTTAATCCTGAGGCTTATCGCTTTAAAGCGTCCTGGAAATTATTCACTCTCGCAGATCTCCAGGCCGCGACCAATAATTTCAGCCAGG AGAATTTGATCGGGCAGGGAGGTTATGGTGAGGTTTACAAAGGCCAATTGGCAGATGGAACCTTTGTAGCAATTAAAAGGCTAACAAGAGGGGACCAAGAAGAAATGACTGCAGATTTTTTGTCCGAGCTTGGGATTATAGTGCATGTGGACCACCCCAATATTGCTAAATTGATTGGATATGGAGTTGAAGGTGGAATGCATCTTGTTCTTCAGTTGTCTCCACATGGCAGCCTAGCTTCCATACTATATG GACCTAGAGAGAAACTGAATTGGAACATGAGGTATAAGATTGCATTGGGGACTGCTGAAGGCCTCCACTATCTGCATGCACAATGTCAAAGAAGGATTATTCACAGAGATATCAAGGCTGCTAATATATTGCTTTCAGAGGATTTTGAGCCACAG ATAGCTGATTTTGGACTATCTAAATGGTTACCTGACAAATGGACTCACCATACTGTCTCCAAAGTAGAAGGCACATTCGG TTACCTTCCTCCTGAATACTTCATGCATGGTATTGTTGATGAAAAAACTGATGTATTTGCTTATGGAGTGCTATTATTGGAGCTCATTACCGGCCGTCCGGCTTTGGACAAAGCTCAGAAAAGTCTTGTGATGTGG GCAAAACCACTGATATCCAAGAGCAAAATGGACGAGCTTATTGATCCATGTCTTGCTGGTGCCTATGACGAAGAGCAGATGAAATATATAATCTTAACAGCTTCTTTGTGTATAGCGGAGTCGACCGTTCGACCGCGAATGCATCAG GTATTGCAGATAGCAAAAGGTGAAGAAGGCAGCATGGAGTTAGTTAGGGAACTCCTGGAACCTTTATGTGATGATGAGTTCCTTGAAGAAGAGTTTCCTTCACCTGAGAGTTCCAATGACATATCTAAACATTTGCAGACTATTGGACAAGATTAA